One window of Bacillus sp. THAF10 genomic DNA carries:
- a CDS encoding Gfo/Idh/MocA family protein → MIRFGIIGTNWITEAFIEAAKEINEFKLTAVYSRNSETAASFAEKHGAEHIFTNLEDFTSSEHMDAVYIASPNSLHAQQAISCMEAGKHVICEKPLASNTQEVTAMIEAAKRHDVIFMEAMKTIYLPNFLAIKANLHKIGKVRKYIASYCQYSSRYDKFKEGTILNAFKPEFSNGALMDIGVYTIFPMVVLFGMPKKIQATSYKLHTGVDGQGSIVFQYEEMDATVHYSKIANSHLPSEIQGENGSMIIDKIHTPENVKIIYRNGMEEDISVPQKSKSMYYEAKEFIHAIQKGSKKSDSLSHSLNTATIMEDVRKQTGIIYPADNQK, encoded by the coding sequence ATGATACGTTTTGGAATTATCGGTACGAATTGGATTACCGAAGCATTTATTGAAGCTGCAAAGGAAATAAATGAATTCAAGTTAACGGCAGTTTATTCTAGAAATAGCGAAACCGCAGCTAGCTTTGCTGAAAAACATGGTGCAGAACATATATTTACTAATCTTGAGGATTTCACCTCAAGTGAACATATGGATGCCGTATATATTGCAAGTCCAAACTCTCTTCATGCCCAACAAGCGATCTCCTGCATGGAAGCAGGGAAGCATGTGATTTGTGAAAAACCCCTTGCTTCTAACACACAAGAAGTCACTGCCATGATAGAAGCTGCAAAAAGACATGATGTTATATTTATGGAAGCAATGAAAACGATTTACCTGCCAAACTTTCTTGCCATCAAAGCTAATCTTCACAAAATTGGAAAAGTAAGAAAGTATATTGCTAGCTATTGTCAATATTCTTCTAGGTACGATAAATTTAAGGAAGGAACAATTCTTAATGCCTTTAAACCGGAGTTTTCAAATGGTGCATTAATGGACATTGGAGTGTATACCATTTTTCCAATGGTCGTTCTTTTTGGTATGCCGAAGAAGATACAAGCCACAAGTTATAAATTACATACCGGTGTGGATGGTCAAGGAAGCATTGTATTTCAATATGAAGAAATGGATGCGACTGTTCACTATTCAAAAATTGCAAATTCCCACCTTCCTTCCGAAATACAAGGGGAAAATGGCAGTATGATTATTGATAAAATTCACACCCCAGAGAATGTTAAAATCATCTATCGCAATGGGATGGAAGAAGATATTTCAGTTCCACAAAAAAGCAAGTCAATGTATTATGAAGCAAAAGAATTTATCCATGCTATTCAAAAAGGTAGCAAAAAAAGTGATTCTCTCTCCCACTCTTTAAATACAGCAACAATAATGGAAGATGTTAGAAAACAAACTGGGATTATCTATCCTGCAGATAACCAAAAATAG